In Terriglobia bacterium, a single window of DNA contains:
- the thiE gene encoding thiamine phosphate synthase: MTPLPRLYAIADSSFGDCVRIAEALFTGGARLVQIRNKKAGARELLDQVEQIVALAPPDAAVIVNDRVDVALLSGAAGVHLGQSDLPPAAARRILGPDRIIGISTHNLEQAIDADGLPVDYIAAGPLFATSTKENPDPVLGVEALAQICGAIRKPVVAVGGITLARVPEVVGAGAHSVAIIKDLLGHGEISSRVRDGLRCLT, from the coding sequence ATGACGCCCCTGCCGCGGCTGTACGCAATCGCGGATTCATCATTCGGGGATTGCGTGCGGATCGCTGAAGCTCTCTTCACCGGTGGTGCGCGGCTGGTCCAGATCCGGAATAAAAAAGCGGGCGCAAGAGAGTTGCTCGATCAGGTTGAGCAAATCGTTGCGCTGGCTCCCCCGGATGCGGCCGTCATTGTTAACGATAGAGTCGATGTGGCCCTGCTATCCGGTGCCGCCGGTGTGCACCTCGGCCAGTCCGATCTGCCGCCGGCTGCAGCGCGCCGGATTCTCGGTCCGGACAGGATCATCGGCATTTCCACGCACAATCTAGAACAGGCAATCGATGCGGATGGCTTGCCGGTGGATTACATCGCCGCCGGGCCGCTGTTTGCAACTTCGACTAAGGAGAATCCGGACCCGGTATTGGGAGTGGAAGCGCTCGCTCAAATATGCGGCGCCATACGCAAGCCGGTCGTCGCCGTGGGCGGAATCACACTGGCTCGTGTGCCCGAGGTTGTTGGCGCCGGCGCGCACTCGGTGGCTATTATCAAGGATCTGTTGGGGCATGGGGAAATCAGTTCGCGCGTTCGAGACGGCCTTCGTTGTTTGACCTGA
- the accC gene encoding acetyl-CoA carboxylase biotin carboxylase subunit — translation MFRKILIANRGEIALRIILCCKELGIKTVAVYSEADRHALHVRFADEALCIGPPRSIDSYLNIPSVISAAELLNADAIHPGYGFLSESAYFAEVCEASRIKFIGPSSEAIRLMGDKARARSEMNRLGLPVLPGSSDAVHTDKEAISTAEAIGYPVIIKAVAGGGGRGMRVVQNRTELLTALRTAQAEAANAFGVPHCYLEKFIEHARHVEFQVMADEYGNAIHLGERECSIQRRHQKLIEESPSVIMTPELREQVGKRVVEAIQQAGYSNVGTLEFLVDERKNFYFMEMNTRVQVEHPVTELVTGIDIVRDQILIASGDRLPHRQCDIQFRGHAIECRINAEDPVTHKPSPGKITTWHAPGGPGVRIDTAAYAEYVIPPYYDSLIAKLIVHGSTRDEAIRRMDRALDMFVLEGVKSTIPLHRRILRTNEFRSGNIYTKLLEDLQEERRARAVEIA, via the coding sequence ATGTTTAGAAAGATACTCATCGCCAATCGCGGCGAAATCGCCCTGAGAATTATCCTGTGCTGCAAGGAACTCGGCATCAAAACCGTCGCCGTGTATTCTGAAGCCGACCGGCACGCGCTCCACGTCCGTTTTGCCGACGAAGCCCTTTGCATCGGCCCCCCCAGGAGTATCGACAGCTACCTGAACATTCCCAGCGTCATCAGTGCGGCCGAGTTGTTGAATGCGGATGCGATTCATCCCGGGTACGGGTTTCTGTCGGAAAGCGCCTATTTTGCGGAGGTCTGTGAAGCGAGCCGCATCAAGTTCATCGGCCCGTCGTCCGAAGCGATTCGTCTGATGGGCGACAAGGCTCGCGCGCGAAGCGAAATGAACCGCTTAGGGCTTCCCGTTCTGCCGGGCAGTTCCGACGCGGTGCACACCGACAAAGAAGCCATATCGACTGCTGAAGCCATCGGCTATCCGGTGATCATCAAAGCCGTCGCCGGTGGCGGCGGCCGCGGAATGCGCGTCGTGCAGAATCGCACCGAATTGCTGACGGCCTTGAGGACTGCCCAGGCCGAGGCCGCAAACGCTTTCGGGGTGCCTCACTGCTACCTCGAAAAATTTATCGAGCACGCCCGGCACGTTGAATTTCAGGTCATGGCCGACGAGTATGGCAATGCCATCCACCTCGGTGAGCGCGAATGTTCGATCCAGCGCCGGCATCAGAAACTGATCGAGGAGTCTCCGTCGGTAATCATGACGCCGGAGTTGCGGGAACAGGTTGGAAAGCGCGTCGTGGAGGCGATCCAGCAAGCCGGTTATTCGAATGTCGGAACGCTCGAGTTCCTCGTGGACGAGCGCAAAAATTTCTATTTCATGGAAATGAATACGCGCGTCCAGGTGGAACATCCCGTGACCGAGCTGGTAACAGGCATCGATATTGTCCGTGACCAGATCCTGATTGCGTCAGGAGACCGGTTGCCGCATCGGCAATGCGACATTCAATTTCGCGGCCATGCCATCGAATGCCGTATCAACGCCGAAGACCCTGTTACCCACAAACCCTCGCCCGGCAAAATTACCACCTGGCACGCACCGGGCGGACCCGGTGTGCGGATTGACACCGCGGCTTATGCCGAATATGTCATCCCGCCTTATTACGATTCGCTCATCGCTAAACTGATCGTGCACGGCTCCACGCGAGATGAAGCGATCCGCCGCATGGACCGGGCTCTTGATATGTTTGTCCTGGAGGGCGTGAAATCCACGATTCCGCTGCATCGCCGCATACTCCGCACCAACGAATTCCGCAGCGGCAACATCTACACCAAGCTTCTGGAAGATCTGCAGGAGGAACGCCGGGCTCGTGCTGTCGAAATAGCATGA
- the accB gene encoding acetyl-CoA carboxylase biotin carboxyl carrier protein produces the protein MNLKELKEIIDIVTSKETIDELEIEKSGVRLRIKRVSNHAAPVSAAMPLIASAAAIPVAGQPATPQLPPVQEKEEDLYYQKSPIVGTFYQAAGPSSEPFVTVGASVEKGAVLCIIEAMKLMNEIEADVAGEVVSVLVDNGQPVEYGEKLFAIRQR, from the coding sequence ATGAATCTGAAGGAACTGAAAGAAATCATCGATATCGTCACATCCAAGGAAACGATCGACGAACTGGAAATCGAGAAATCGGGCGTGCGGCTGCGGATTAAACGGGTTTCCAACCATGCCGCCCCGGTTTCGGCGGCCATGCCGCTGATTGCATCGGCTGCGGCTATCCCGGTGGCGGGTCAGCCGGCGACTCCGCAACTTCCGCCGGTCCAGGAAAAGGAAGAGGATCTCTACTACCAGAAATCTCCGATCGTGGGAACCTTTTACCAGGCCGCAGGGCCGAGTTCGGAACCGTTCGTCACCGTTGGAGCTTCTGTTGAGAAGGGAGCCGTCCTCTGCATTATCGAGGCCATGAAGCTCATGAATGAGATCGAAGCCGACGTGGCAGGCGAAGTTGTGAGCGTGCTCGTGGACAACGGCCAGCCGGTGGAATACGGAGAAAAGCTCTTCGCCATCCGGCAGCGGTAG
- the pilO gene encoding type 4a pilus biogenesis protein PilO, protein MALELKNLAKMKWYYQVVIVAGICGALLGGVWYQFLSPIQDDIDQRTKQVADLQATIAKSVQQQKELAKIKKDAMDLQVKLDMLKMILPLEKETDQIFRSVQQLATGSGLTVSRVAPRPTIDHEIYTEYPIDLEVTGTYHNVGQFLDRIRQLPRIVNISGLRLQSRASTGDAAFVSSVSATYTATTFVYKDEPIASAAPPPKAVK, encoded by the coding sequence ATGGCACTCGAGTTGAAAAACCTGGCGAAGATGAAGTGGTACTACCAGGTGGTGATCGTCGCGGGAATCTGCGGTGCGCTGCTTGGCGGGGTCTGGTATCAGTTCCTCTCCCCGATTCAGGATGATATAGACCAGAGGACGAAGCAGGTCGCGGACCTGCAAGCGACCATTGCGAAAAGTGTCCAGCAGCAGAAGGAGCTTGCCAAGATCAAGAAGGATGCGATGGATCTGCAGGTCAAGCTGGACATGCTGAAAATGATCCTCCCCCTTGAAAAGGAAACCGATCAGATCTTCCGGTCGGTCCAGCAACTGGCGACCGGTTCGGGATTAACGGTAAGCCGGGTGGCGCCCAGGCCCACCATCGATCACGAGATCTATACGGAATATCCGATCGATCTCGAAGTCACGGGGACGTATCACAATGTCGGGCAGTTCCTGGATCGTATCCGGCAGCTGCCGCGGATCGTCAATATCAGCGGATTGAGGCTTCAGAGCAGGGCCTCCACGGGCGATGCAGCCTTTGTTTCGAGCGTCAGCGCCACATACACTGCGACGACTTTCGTTTATAAGGATGAACCGATCGCATCGGCAGCGCCCCCGCCCAAGGCGGTGAAATGA
- the pilQ gene encoding type IV pilus secretin PilQ, translated as MRVDSRKLLSIGVLLVVCTLAVNGATSKDAGIVKDVSFSNNGDSLEARIIASDDSKFTYFELNNPHRLVIDFHGIQNTISFKEKQIDAAGVERVRTSFFSDRRRKATRIVFDLKKDAPYRVIEDGGGITRVVFGATARAPQNQTAGPAAPAAPAAPALTPAVLTMLAEPVTPFIPSRVPAAPLESALLNPEPLPIPQAALAGALPAPAKPAVSAAPLVAAADPPQQQTQVTVAPATPPVVQTTPTAVPQYTGEIATFELDNYPIRDFFRLISELSGLNVILDPNVSGTITMTLKEVPWDQALDVVLKNNNLGGQLQGNVLRIATNATLQAEQGAQKALRDAQEAAAPLETRTFVLNYTKALEVATTLKPMTTTRGSILVDPRRNALIVRDVPSQFATLDSMIKFTDMPQQQVDIEARLLSANKSFSKDVGSQLGLLLGATGGNVLTGLTGQPSPVARAGTTLPTGGSNLPLVSNFPAAATSGLTFLLKPGGDILLDEIIGAAEAHGTAKLISRPHVTTQNNQAATIQQGTQIPVQTNVNNTITTQFITFALQLTVTPQISAAGTILLQVNISNSQPDFASAVGGIPTVATQSATTMMLVPDGATAVIGGILVDNDTLNVNQVPGLGSLPLIGSLFKETQTIKSTNELLFFITPRIKPIDTISVLAPADANPAEQPQQR; from the coding sequence ATGAGAGTTGATTCCCGGAAGCTCCTTTCGATCGGGGTGCTGTTAGTGGTCTGCACCCTTGCGGTTAATGGAGCGACCTCGAAGGACGCCGGTATCGTGAAGGATGTCTCCTTCAGCAACAACGGAGACTCTCTCGAGGCCAGGATCATCGCCAGCGACGATTCGAAATTCACTTATTTTGAATTGAACAATCCGCACCGCCTGGTGATCGATTTTCACGGAATCCAGAATACCATCAGCTTCAAGGAAAAGCAGATCGATGCGGCTGGTGTCGAGCGTGTTCGCACGTCGTTCTTCAGCGACAGGAGACGCAAGGCAACCCGGATCGTGTTTGACTTGAAGAAGGATGCTCCGTATCGCGTGATCGAGGATGGCGGCGGCATTACCCGCGTCGTCTTCGGCGCCACGGCCCGCGCTCCGCAGAACCAGACCGCGGGCCCCGCCGCGCCGGCAGCTCCGGCCGCCCCGGCACTGACGCCGGCGGTGCTGACCATGCTTGCCGAACCGGTTACGCCGTTCATCCCGTCGCGGGTTCCGGCCGCGCCGCTGGAATCTGCGCTGTTGAATCCCGAACCGCTTCCAATACCGCAGGCAGCCCTTGCGGGAGCGCTGCCTGCACCGGCTAAGCCCGCAGTTTCAGCCGCGCCATTGGTTGCCGCAGCGGATCCGCCACAGCAGCAGACTCAGGTCACCGTCGCACCGGCAACTCCGCCGGTGGTTCAGACAACGCCGACTGCGGTGCCGCAATATACCGGAGAGATTGCGACGTTCGAGCTCGACAACTATCCGATAAGAGATTTCTTCAGGCTGATCTCGGAACTCAGCGGTCTCAATGTGATCCTGGATCCGAATGTCAGCGGAACGATAACGATGACCTTGAAGGAAGTTCCGTGGGATCAGGCGCTGGACGTGGTCCTGAAGAACAACAACCTCGGCGGGCAGCTTCAAGGCAATGTTTTGCGTATTGCCACGAATGCAACCCTGCAGGCGGAGCAGGGGGCACAAAAGGCTCTTCGCGATGCCCAGGAAGCGGCCGCTCCACTCGAGACCCGGACCTTTGTGCTCAATTACACCAAGGCCCTGGAAGTCGCGACCACGCTCAAGCCGATGACCACGACGCGCGGCTCCATTCTGGTGGACCCCAGACGGAATGCTCTGATCGTCCGGGATGTTCCTTCACAGTTCGCGACCCTCGATTCCATGATCAAGTTTACCGATATGCCGCAGCAACAGGTGGACATCGAAGCGCGCCTGCTGTCGGCCAATAAGTCCTTTTCGAAGGACGTCGGAAGCCAGCTCGGGTTGTTGCTCGGCGCCACTGGCGGCAACGTGCTGACCGGTCTGACCGGCCAGCCCAGCCCCGTCGCCCGTGCCGGAACGACGCTGCCGACCGGCGGCTCGAACCTTCCCCTGGTTTCGAATTTTCCTGCAGCCGCGACCTCGGGCCTGACTTTCCTCCTGAAGCCCGGCGGGGACATTCTGCTGGATGAAATCATCGGCGCGGCGGAAGCGCATGGCACCGCGAAATTGATTTCACGGCCGCATGTGACGACGCAAAATAACCAGGCTGCGACGATTCAACAGGGTACGCAGATTCCGGTGCAGACAAACGTCAACAATACGATTACAACGCAGTTCATAACGTTTGCTTTGCAGCTTACTGTCACGCCCCAGATCAGTGCCGCCGGCACAATTCTGCTCCAGGTGAATATCAGCAACAGCCAGCCGGATTTTGCCAGCGCCGTCGGTGGTATTCCGACCGTTGCCACGCAATCCGCTACCACGATGATGCTGGTTCCTGATGGCGCCACGGCGGTGATTGGCGGAATTCTCGTTGATAACGACACGCTGAATGTGAACCAGGTTCCGGGCCTCGGCAGCCTGCCTCTGATCGGCAGCCTGTTCAAAGAAACCCAGACCATCAAGAGCACGAACGAACTGCTGTTTTTCATCACACCCCGGATCAAGCCGATCGATACGATCAGCGTGCTTGCGCCGGCCGATGCGAATCCTGCCGAACAGCCACAACAGCGCTGA